One part of the Acuticoccus sediminis genome encodes these proteins:
- a CDS encoding helix-turn-helix domain-containing protein, which yields MTPAQSRGARGLIGLTQAELARRSNLSESTIRDFEKGRRLPSINNLVAIQRALEDAGVEFIAENGGGAGVRLKKGR from the coding sequence ATGACACCGGCACAATCAAGAGGCGCCCGTGGGCTCATCGGCCTTACCCAGGCTGAACTTGCCCGGCGCTCCAACCTGAGCGAGAGCACCATCAGGGACTTCGAGAAGGGTCGGCGGCTGCCGTCGATCAACAATCTCGTCGCGATCCAGCGCGCTCTTGAGGACGCTGGCGTCGAGTTCATTGCCGAGAACGGTGGCGGGGCTGGGGTGAGGCTGAAGAAGGGCCGCTGA